In a genomic window of Anoplopoma fimbria isolate UVic2021 breed Golden Eagle Sablefish chromosome 6, Afim_UVic_2022, whole genome shotgun sequence:
- the LOC129092382 gene encoding uncharacterized protein LOC129092382 isoform X1: MEDHSVLQRTHRPETMVVKVESGESGESVLTPSQVAELQFLRSRVQELEIEKAELSAENQRLKNTLVYEIPGLLSTMWQTLGQVNSHHSVSMATGTSDSYAPYSHQHHTATNLDGDFSPQVSVQQLQEELSGDMSESWGPLVSEDEEVPDLGLRSHMGEEAPLCSQTDMEELRRSCSESQCTAGHANRQVRQVEVYPGSGVLCDVRSWQAANQAQSPTAMARTLLLGVFDMNTLMNSNLRGGRSRRPASHSQRSALDPHKINAIFNAILARFPLAKRGVIGSGINSKLSEIRFRSRRANRDPRFL; the protein is encoded by the exons ATGGAGGACCACAGCGTCCTGCAGCGGACCCacagacccgagaccatg GTGGTGAAGGTGGAGTCCGGTGAGTCGGGTGAGTCCGTCCTGACGCCGTCACAGGTCGCTGAGCTTCAGTTCCTGCGTTCGCGGGTTCAAGAGCTGGAGATTGAGAAGGCGGAGCTGTCAGCAGAGAACCAGAGACTGAAGAACACGCTGGTGTACG AAATCCCTGGACTCCTGTCCACCATGTGGCAGACTTTGGGTCAGGTCAACAGTCATCACTcggtctccatggcaacaggcaCGAGCGATAGTTACGCTCCATACTCCCATCAGCACCACACAGCGACAAATCTGGACGGAGATTTCAGCCCCCAGGTCTCCGTCCAGCAGCTCCAGGAGGAGCTTAGTGGGGACATGTCAGAGTCCTGGGGCCCGCTGGTCTCGGAGGACGAGGAGGTGCCAGACCTCGGGCTGCGGAGCCACATGGGAGAGGAGGCGCCGCTCTGCAGCCAGACCGacatggaggagctgaggaggagctgctCCGAGAGCCAATGTACCGCCGGACACGCtaacagacag GtgagacaggtggaggtgtaTCCTGGCTCTGGTGTTCTCTGTGATGTCCGCTCTTGGCAGGCAGCCAATCAGGCGCAGTCTCCTACGGCGATGGCACGGACATTGTTGCTGGGTGTGTTTGATATGAACACCCTGATGAACAGTAACCTGCGAGGGGGGCGTAGCCGCCGGCCGGCCTCCCACTCACAACGCAGCGCTCTCGACCCGCACAAGATCAACGCCATCTTCA aTGCTATTTTGGCTCGGTTTCCTCTGGCCAAGAGAGGAGTCATCGGCTCCGGCATTAACTCCAAACTGTCTGAGATACGATTTCGCTCCAGGAGAGCCAATCGAGATCCGCGATTCCTTTGA
- the LOC129092382 gene encoding uncharacterized protein LOC129092382 isoform X2 — MVRPETMVVKVESGESGESVLTPSQVAELQFLRSRVQELEIEKAELSAENQRLKNTLVYEIPGLLSTMWQTLGQVNSHHSVSMATGTSDSYAPYSHQHHTATNLDGDFSPQVSVQQLQEELSGDMSESWGPLVSEDEEVPDLGLRSHMGEEAPLCSQTDMEELRRSCSESQCTAGHANRQVRQVEVYPGSGVLCDVRSWQAANQAQSPTAMARTLLLGVFDMNTLMNSNLRGGRSRRPASHSQRSALDPHKINAIFNAILARFPLAKRGVIGSGINSKLSEIRFRSRRANRDPRFL, encoded by the exons atggtgagacccgagaccatg GTGGTGAAGGTGGAGTCCGGTGAGTCGGGTGAGTCCGTCCTGACGCCGTCACAGGTCGCTGAGCTTCAGTTCCTGCGTTCGCGGGTTCAAGAGCTGGAGATTGAGAAGGCGGAGCTGTCAGCAGAGAACCAGAGACTGAAGAACACGCTGGTGTACG AAATCCCTGGACTCCTGTCCACCATGTGGCAGACTTTGGGTCAGGTCAACAGTCATCACTcggtctccatggcaacaggcaCGAGCGATAGTTACGCTCCATACTCCCATCAGCACCACACAGCGACAAATCTGGACGGAGATTTCAGCCCCCAGGTCTCCGTCCAGCAGCTCCAGGAGGAGCTTAGTGGGGACATGTCAGAGTCCTGGGGCCCGCTGGTCTCGGAGGACGAGGAGGTGCCAGACCTCGGGCTGCGGAGCCACATGGGAGAGGAGGCGCCGCTCTGCAGCCAGACCGacatggaggagctgaggaggagctgctCCGAGAGCCAATGTACCGCCGGACACGCtaacagacag GtgagacaggtggaggtgtaTCCTGGCTCTGGTGTTCTCTGTGATGTCCGCTCTTGGCAGGCAGCCAATCAGGCGCAGTCTCCTACGGCGATGGCACGGACATTGTTGCTGGGTGTGTTTGATATGAACACCCTGATGAACAGTAACCTGCGAGGGGGGCGTAGCCGCCGGCCGGCCTCCCACTCACAACGCAGCGCTCTCGACCCGCACAAGATCAACGCCATCTTCA aTGCTATTTTGGCTCGGTTTCCTCTGGCCAAGAGAGGAGTCATCGGCTCCGGCATTAACTCCAAACTGTCTGAGATACGATTTCGCTCCAGGAGAGCCAATCGAGATCCGCGATTCCTTTGA
- the prkn gene encoding LOW QUALITY PROTEIN: E3 ubiquitin-protein ligase parkin (The sequence of the model RefSeq protein was modified relative to this genomic sequence to represent the inferred CDS: inserted 1 base in 1 codon; deleted 1 base in 1 codon): MVSVSEPGLHGGLMGLGSPLGGLMVRGLGSHHGLYQGSTESHGLLRVLLSPAEVLLRFGLSPTEVLLRFFYQGGSSKSTTCILPVFVRYNLGPGVPVELQEEARVEQLKELVGSQQGVRPELLRVLFAGRELRSSFTLQGCDLPEQSTIHVLLPKSGSSPSQLLLLQERLIRGGEDEQNALTRLDLSSSHLPSTSSGLAVILEGSDGGGEKGAGGGDRGAEEVTEEVQAASLKGVRTCSTFFVYCKSCRSIQPGKLRVRCSSCRQTTLTISRGPSCWDDVLLPGRVHGLCQSDGCHSNEAEFYMKCASHPTSEDEISMALDLIMTNSRDXPCIACSDIMAVVLVFQCSERHVICLDCFHGYCRTRLNERQFVSHPVIGYSLPCAAGCVDSLIKESHHFRILGDDQYGRYQQYGAEECLLMNGGLMCPSPGCGAGLIPPEGSRRVQCDRQLGCGFVFCKHCREEYHEGACLTGQTPPIAEASQGFMVEEEASLRGRWDRASLLLLQESTKRCPQCSVPVERDGGCMHMRCPLCRADWCWLCGVSWNTECMGNHWFG, from the exons ATGGTCTCGGTCTCGGAGCCGGGTCTGCATGGAGGTCTCATGGGTCTCGGGTCTCCACTCGGAGGTCTCATGGTccggggtctcgggtctcaccatggtctatACCAGGGTTCTACTGAGTCCCATGGTCTGCTGAG GGTTCTACTGAGCCCtgctgaggttctactgaggttcGGTCTGAGCCctactgaggttctactgaggttcTTCTACCAGGGAGGTTCTAG taaaagtactacttgTATTCTTCCAGTGTTCGTGCGGTACAACCTGGGGCCTGGTGTGCCggtggagctgcaggaggaggcgagggtggagcagctgaaggagCTGGTGGGGAGTCAGCAGGGAGTCCGTCCGGAGCTCCTCAGGGTTCTGTTTGCTGGGAGGGAGCTGAGGAGCTCCTTCACACTGCAG gGTTGTGACCTCCCAGAGCAGAGTACCATCCATGTCCTCCTCCCTAAATCTGGTTCCTCCCCCtcccagcttctcctcctgcaggagcGCCTGATTCGGGGAGGGGAGGACGAGCAGAATGCTCTGACCAGGCTGGACCTCAGCTCCTCAcacctcccctccacctcctccggcTTGGCGGTGATTCTTGAGGGGAGTGAtggtggaggagagaaaggagcaggaggaggtgacagaggagcagaggaggtgaCAGAGGAGGTTCAGGCTGCAAGTCTGAAAG gtgtgcgTACCTGCAGTACTTTCTTTGTGTACTGTAAGAGCTGTAGGTCGATCCAACCGGGAAAGCTGAGAGTGCGttgcagcagctgcagacaaACAACTCTGACAATCAGCAGG GGTCCGTCCTGTTGGGACGACGTCCTCCTCCCCGGTCGCGTCCATGGCTTGTGTCAATCAGACGGTTGTCACAGTAACGAAGCG gagtTCTACATGAAGTGTGCGTCCCATCCGACCTCAGAAGACGAAATCTCA ATGGCCCTCGACCTAATTATGACCAACAGCAGAG GTCCCTGTATCGCCTGCTCCGACATCAT ggCTGTGGTCCTGGTCTTCCAATGTTCAGAGCGTCATGTGATCTGTCTGGACTGTTTCCATGGTTACTGTCGGACTCGTCTCAATGAGAGACAGTTTGTGTCTCATCCTGTGATTGGCTACTCGCTGCCGTGTGCTG CCGGCTGTGTCGACTCTCTCATTAAAGAGTCGCATCATTTCAGGATTTTAGGAGACGATCAG TATGGGCGGTACCAGCAGTACGGGGCCGAGGAGTGCCTGCTGATGAATGGAGGTCTGATGTGTCCGTCACCTGGCTGTGGGGCGGGGCTTATCCCACCTGAGGGTAGCAGGAGGGTGCAGTGTGACAGACAGCTCGGCTGTGGCTTCGTCTTCTGCAAACACTGCAGGGAGGAGTACCATGAGGGGGCGTGTCTCACTGGGCAGACCCCGCCCATTGCTGAAGCCTCTCAG gGTTtcatggtggaggaggaggcgtctCTTAGAGGGAGGTGGGATCGAGCCTCCCTACTCCTCCTGCAGGAGTCGACTAAACGCTGTCCTCAGTGTTCGGTTCCTGTGGAGAGAGACG GC